One window from the genome of Pedobacter schmidteae encodes:
- a CDS encoding AraC family transcriptional regulator has translation MTKENIHRLVDIEYCKAEQCPVRDLRLSFFQMVYVVSGSGFLKINDNRVDYSAGSLLLLTPNDLHSFEISTATEFLFVKFTERYVREYKWKNINCIECLLYHSSHLLGCILRNKSDVFLVSSIVDSLLHVMRHNDVYNEDLTLHYVNALIVIAARNISKMRPAQSVINTDKRILAIIDYIQSNIYDPHRLKASVISAEFDLSETYLGSYFKKQCGETIQHFISNYKMRLIEHRLRFSDRRINEIVGEFGFADESHLNKFFKKRHQVSLTEFRKSAAMCAI, from the coding sequence ATGACAAAAGAGAACATACACCGCCTGGTTGACATAGAATATTGTAAGGCCGAGCAATGTCCGGTAAGAGATTTACGACTTTCTTTTTTTCAGATGGTATATGTCGTTTCTGGTTCCGGATTTTTAAAGATAAACGATAACAGGGTGGATTACAGTGCTGGTAGCTTGTTGTTGCTCACGCCTAATGATCTTCATAGTTTTGAGATTTCTACTGCTACTGAATTTTTATTTGTGAAATTTACCGAGCGGTATGTAAGGGAATACAAATGGAAAAACATCAATTGTATTGAATGTTTATTGTACCATTCCTCTCATTTATTGGGCTGCATACTGAGGAATAAATCTGATGTATTTTTGGTCAGTTCCATAGTAGATTCGCTATTGCATGTCATGCGGCATAACGACGTGTACAACGAAGATCTGACATTACATTACGTGAATGCCTTAATTGTAATTGCTGCCAGAAATATATCAAAGATGAGGCCTGCTCAATCTGTAATAAATACCGATAAACGAATATTGGCTATCATTGATTATATCCAATCGAATATCTATGATCCACATCGGCTAAAGGCATCGGTAATCAGTGCTGAGTTTGATTTGTCTGAGACTTACCTGGGTAGTTATTTTAAGAAACAATGTGGCGAAACCATTCAGCATTTTATTTCAAACTATAAAATGAGGTTGATAGAGCACCGATTAAGGTTTAGTGACCGGCGGATCAACGAAATTGTAGGTGAGTTTGGTTTTGCAGATGAAAGCCATTTAAACAAATTTTTTAAGAAACGCCACCAGGTGAGTTTAACGGAGTTCAGGAAATCAGCTGCAATGTGTGCCATTTAG
- a CDS encoding outer membrane beta-barrel protein: MNKKLLSLTVLVGLTISAYAQKGKNEVQLSGQVGFPTGQLADVAKTGYGFAAKGMYGFSLRKQQVTLEAGYNRFQVDVLPGGIDGYYSAIPIYTGYRYTIGGFHLEPQAGISINRVAGSSGAASASSTKTNFAWATSVSYSLKSVELGLRYQSSEMKDSEEGLTFVGIRLAYNLSL, from the coding sequence ATGAACAAAAAATTACTCTCCCTTACCGTATTGGTTGGTTTAACCATTTCTGCTTATGCCCAAAAAGGAAAAAATGAAGTACAATTATCTGGTCAGGTAGGCTTCCCGACTGGCCAACTTGCAGATGTGGCTAAGACCGGTTATGGTTTTGCAGCTAAAGGAATGTATGGCTTTAGCCTTAGAAAACAACAGGTAACACTTGAAGCTGGCTATAATCGTTTCCAGGTTGACGTTTTGCCAGGTGGTATAGACGGGTACTATTCAGCCATCCCAATTTATACTGGTTATCGTTATACTATTGGAGGTTTTCATCTGGAGCCACAGGCGGGAATTTCCATCAATAGAGTGGCAGGATCCTCCGGCGCTGCATCTGCCAGTTCAACCAAAACTAATTTTGCCTGGGCAACTTCGGTAAGTTACAGCTTGAAATCTGTTGAATTGGGACTTAGGTATCAAAGTTCAGAAATGAAAGATTCTGAAGAGGGGCTGACTTTTGTGGGGATACGTCTGGCTTATAATCTCTCGTTGTAA
- a CDS encoding lipocalin family protein encodes MKHLLLLIFSFFLFSVNVNAQTSAELIGKWKLVKWTKKGKEKDILKEFKTDQVYQVFKDDNKFISVNGEKENKGKWKLSKENDILTIRSGIFVVDFHVDYFDAKKRIITADEVGTLEYEKVE; translated from the coding sequence ATGAAACATTTGCTATTACTGATATTTTCTTTTTTTCTTTTTTCGGTTAACGTCAATGCCCAGACTTCGGCAGAACTGATTGGTAAATGGAAATTGGTTAAATGGACCAAAAAAGGAAAGGAAAAGGATATTTTAAAGGAGTTTAAAACGGATCAGGTTTATCAGGTATTTAAAGATGACAACAAATTTATTAGCGTTAATGGAGAAAAGGAGAATAAGGGGAAATGGAAATTATCTAAGGAAAATGATATATTGACCATTCGGTCAGGAATTTTTGTTGTCGATTTTCATGTCGATTATTTTGATGCGAAGAAGCGGATTATTACTGCAGACGAAGTGGGAACTCTGGAGTATGAGAAAGTAGAGTGA
- a CDS encoding HD family phosphohydrolase translates to MAKIRKNSHKVLYRKYSSNIKYIMMVLSVLIITVFLPKQPRFRYEFEKGTIWKNKDLVSPFSFAILKTSPQVTIDKKDALDNVLPIYKLNKDLFNVVEEAYLTEFDVKWRSNTFPENENPAYKQSSFKLLKYIYDKGIIAINIKHQKGETGNYDFSLLNNNVSKTVNTQDVFTVQTALVYFKDNFKSINLKEKEVVENLVEDHLQPNIVFDEKLTAVVQNSTINSLSTTRGMVQKGELIISKDNVVDDEVYQKLLSFKEAYEAQTKTIGDSKVVYFGQILLVGFIVSLLMVFLKLFRKDIFADNRQLSLILLVITTMLLALTWAIKLDLPSIYYIPFCIVPIIIRILFDTRLALYLHLLVVLISGFFVPNSFEFVFYQVTSGMVAIYSIRNLIKREQLLLSALFILSAYFIAFLGIGLLREGSFTQVEWLNFVPFMISVLLSLLAYPLIYAFEKMFGITSDVALIELTNTNNKLLRELAFKAPGTFQHSLQVANLAEAAIFKIGGNSLLVRAGALYHDIGKIENPQYFIENQNTALSPHDKLPYEQSAQIIIKHVHKGIEITRRHQLPESVIDFIRTHHGNTRVDYFYQSFLKNSPEKFVDENIFRYPGPIPFSKETGVLMLADSVEAASRSLKNPDAQSINDLVERIINYKLEQNQLDNCDITLKDIETIKLIFKTMLMSIYHVRIDYQQTL, encoded by the coding sequence TTGGCCAAGATCAGAAAAAACTCCCATAAGGTACTGTACAGGAAGTATTCATCCAACATTAAATACATCATGATGGTACTTTCCGTATTGATCATCACTGTTTTTTTACCTAAGCAACCTCGTTTTCGTTATGAATTTGAAAAGGGAACAATATGGAAAAATAAAGACCTGGTATCGCCTTTTAGTTTTGCGATATTAAAAACCAGTCCGCAGGTTACCATTGATAAAAAGGATGCCTTGGACAATGTTTTGCCGATCTATAAATTAAATAAGGATTTGTTTAATGTGGTTGAGGAAGCATACCTGACCGAATTTGATGTGAAATGGCGGTCTAATACCTTCCCGGAAAATGAGAATCCGGCTTATAAGCAGTCCTCGTTTAAATTGCTTAAATATATATACGATAAGGGCATCATAGCTATAAATATCAAGCATCAAAAAGGAGAGACAGGTAACTACGATTTCTCGTTACTGAACAACAATGTTTCTAAAACGGTAAATACTCAGGATGTTTTTACAGTACAAACGGCGCTTGTGTATTTTAAAGACAATTTCAAATCCATCAATTTAAAAGAGAAAGAGGTAGTTGAGAACCTGGTAGAGGATCATTTGCAGCCTAATATTGTTTTTGATGAGAAGCTGACTGCAGTGGTACAAAACAGTACCATCAACAGCTTGTCCACAACCCGGGGGATGGTGCAGAAGGGCGAGCTGATTATATCAAAAGATAACGTGGTGGATGATGAGGTTTATCAAAAGCTTTTGTCATTTAAAGAGGCTTATGAGGCACAGACTAAAACGATAGGCGACAGTAAGGTAGTTTATTTTGGGCAAATCCTGCTGGTGGGCTTTATTGTGAGTTTACTGATGGTATTTTTGAAGCTGTTCAGAAAGGATATTTTTGCAGACAACAGGCAGCTATCCCTGATACTGCTGGTGATTACTACCATGTTGCTGGCCTTAACCTGGGCCATTAAGCTCGATTTACCAAGTATCTATTACATCCCATTTTGTATTGTTCCTATTATTATACGGATATTATTTGATACGAGGCTTGCGTTGTACCTGCATTTGCTGGTGGTGCTTATTTCGGGTTTTTTTGTGCCCAATAGTTTCGAGTTTGTGTTTTATCAGGTTACATCGGGGATGGTGGCTATTTACAGCATCCGGAATCTGATAAAAAGGGAGCAACTACTGTTGTCGGCTTTATTTATTCTTTCGGCCTATTTTATTGCTTTCCTGGGGATCGGTTTGTTACGTGAAGGTTCTTTTACGCAGGTAGAGTGGTTAAATTTTGTGCCTTTTATGATCAGCGTATTACTTTCACTACTGGCTTATCCATTGATTTATGCTTTCGAAAAAATGTTCGGCATTACATCTGATGTGGCTTTGATAGAGTTGACCAATACCAATAACAAGCTTTTAAGAGAGCTGGCTTTTAAAGCTCCAGGCACTTTCCAGCATTCGTTGCAGGTAGCCAACCTGGCCGAAGCGGCGATATTTAAAATAGGAGGAAATTCGCTATTGGTAAGGGCCGGGGCATTGTACCACGATATTGGTAAAATAGAGAATCCGCAATATTTTATTGAGAACCAAAATACGGCCTTGAGTCCGCATGATAAGCTGCCGTACGAGCAAAGTGCTCAGATCATCATTAAACATGTGCACAAGGGCATAGAAATTACCCGTAGGCATCAGTTGCCCGAAAGTGTGATCGATTTTATCAGAACGCACCACGGCAATACCCGGGTAGATTATTTTTATCAGTCGTTTTTAAAGAACTCGCCTGAGAAATTTGTGGATGAAAATATTTTCAGATACCCGGGACCTATACCTTTTTCTAAAGAAACTGGTGTTTTAATGCTGGCCGATTCGGTGGAAGCGGCGTCGAGAAGTCTGAAAAATCCGGATGCTCAGAGCATAAATGACCTGGTCGAAAGGATCATTAACTATAAATTGGAACAAAATCAGTTAGATAATTGCGATATTACGTTAAAAGATATAGAAACTATAAAGTTGATTTTCAAGACGATGCTGATGAGCATCTATCATGTTCGCATAGATTATCAACAAACCTTGTAA
- a CDS encoding restriction endonuclease, whose translation MENGSSKDLDWKEYEAVTRYIYENLGAKNGIKIKGHGRNFKVTGKSGEKYQIDVLTEQRDGDNSRLTAIECKFMKKKVTKEIVMKLHSVMEDADIESGIIVCKAGYTKGTMNYAAYKGIKLVELREAGANDMNGKHTIDVGILDINIKDTLTRPIITMIDLGAKVITDQNEIMAMHYTTMFNSDGKEVRFNTCLLEFSKDLHNEDNVMKTTTKIYTPAGGRLIWHSKAEELIIEKIVITGFLTKTDTSSKRSFQLVDQVWMIMKEIFEKKAYKLSKSGLLFMDADIS comes from the coding sequence ATGGAAAACGGAAGCAGTAAAGATTTAGACTGGAAGGAATATGAAGCGGTGACAAGATATATCTATGAAAATCTAGGGGCTAAAAATGGCATCAAGATTAAGGGGCACGGCAGAAATTTTAAGGTAACAGGGAAATCTGGTGAGAAGTATCAAATCGATGTACTGACAGAACAGCGTGACGGAGATAACAGCCGTCTGACGGCGATAGAATGCAAGTTCATGAAAAAAAAAGTTACAAAAGAAATTGTAATGAAGTTACATTCAGTGATGGAGGATGCGGATATTGAAAGTGGTATCATCGTGTGCAAAGCTGGATATACAAAGGGAACCATGAACTATGCTGCGTATAAGGGCATAAAGCTAGTCGAGCTGAGGGAAGCGGGGGCGAATGATATGAACGGAAAGCATACCATTGATGTCGGAATTCTGGATATCAATATAAAGGACACGCTTACACGTCCTATAATCACAATGATAGATCTCGGAGCTAAGGTGATTACAGATCAAAATGAGATCATGGCCATGCATTATACAACGATGTTCAATTCAGATGGCAAGGAGGTACGTTTCAATACCTGCCTACTTGAATTTAGTAAAGATTTGCATAATGAGGATAACGTAATGAAAACCACCACAAAGATTTATACGCCTGCAGGGGGAAGATTGATTTGGCACAGCAAGGCGGAAGAATTAATTATAGAAAAAATTGTGATTACTGGTTTTCTAACCAAAACCGATACAAGTTCGAAACGGTCATTTCAACTTGTTGATCAGGTCTGGATGATCATGAAAGAAATTTTTGAGAAAAAGGCCTACAAATTGTCTAAAAGCGGATTGTTATTCATGGACGCCGATATATCTTAG
- a CDS encoding alpha/beta fold hydrolase: MKYDRKFIIADQLRLSYIELNPDKQKTIIFFHGNSNSADLWHLQLSAPSLQSYRLIAVDLPCHGQSESLSDISIQSLGRLMAQFVIAISNDKPFTLVGLSLGGNIVTEMLPFVPLPDGIVIVSSAIVGTEITPSDIRSTALSEAVLFSDKTENNQVALYFDTVLHSDNSGFVELLLEDYYSTSNVFRGKLLNSIVEQRFSNEIDLIRNANIPCLFTVGGKDDVIGPELLQDIRLPLWKNKIHGFSKSGHFINLDQPEEFNNLLYEYINSTHNHV; encoded by the coding sequence ATGAAATATGATCGTAAATTTATAATAGCTGATCAGCTCCGGCTTTCTTACATAGAATTGAATCCTGATAAACAAAAGACAATAATATTCTTTCATGGTAATTCCAATTCTGCTGATCTATGGCATTTACAGCTTTCTGCTCCATCTTTGCAGTCCTACAGGCTGATTGCGGTGGATTTACCATGTCATGGACAATCTGAATCCCTGTCAGATATCAGTATTCAATCATTAGGGCGTCTAATGGCACAATTTGTTATTGCCATATCGAATGATAAGCCTTTTACATTGGTCGGACTTTCATTAGGTGGCAATATCGTGACGGAAATGCTTCCGTTCGTTCCGCTGCCTGATGGTATTGTGATTGTTTCTTCAGCGATTGTGGGAACTGAAATCACACCTTCGGATATTCGGTCAACAGCTTTAAGCGAAGCCGTTCTTTTTTCTGATAAAACAGAGAACAATCAGGTTGCTTTATATTTTGATACAGTCTTACATTCAGATAATTCTGGATTTGTTGAGTTATTGTTAGAAGATTATTACTCTACTTCTAATGTTTTCCGTGGAAAACTATTAAATAGTATTGTTGAACAACGGTTCTCAAATGAGATTGATTTGATCCGAAATGCAAATATACCCTGTCTGTTTACCGTAGGAGGAAAGGATGATGTCATAGGACCTGAACTATTGCAAGATATTAGATTGCCGCTTTGGAAAAACAAAATTCATGGGTTCAGTAAGTCAGGCCATTTTATCAACCTGGATCAGCCTGAGGAGTTTAACAATCTGCTTTATGAGTATATCAATTCTACACATAACCATGTGTAA
- a CDS encoding response regulator transcription factor produces MKLPKNYSDFLQTIKHYDIGELGDIFKQQRDRPSKIGYYFNHFYSLMPASYILDYTTGNYIFGTDKISSFIDRPLSHFLDGGVELAVSLFHKKDLKVYSEKVIINNIQFLKDKPIADHTNYVLKCNYRIRTSRGDYRNVLQQSVFIKSLENGMPLAALGFLEDITHYRNDSKIVQTIEPLIHTTNSGIGTGKPLLVNTYFSDEQEAILTPREIEVMKYLCDDLTSVEIAKKLGISRHTVDTYRRNLILKTNSKTVIGVIRYAFTHGYV; encoded by the coding sequence ATGAAGTTGCCAAAAAATTATTCTGATTTTTTACAGACCATTAAACATTACGATATTGGTGAACTAGGTGATATTTTCAAGCAGCAAAGGGATCGTCCCAGTAAGATCGGCTACTACTTTAACCACTTTTACAGTCTTATGCCTGCCAGTTATATTCTGGATTACACCACTGGAAATTATATCTTCGGCACCGATAAAATCAGCAGCTTTATTGACAGGCCATTATCTCATTTTCTTGACGGTGGCGTGGAACTGGCCGTCAGCTTGTTTCATAAAAAAGATTTGAAGGTCTATAGCGAGAAAGTTATTATCAATAATATCCAATTCCTAAAAGATAAACCGATAGCAGATCATACAAATTACGTCCTTAAATGCAATTATAGAATACGGACAAGCAGAGGGGATTATCGTAATGTTTTACAACAATCTGTTTTTATCAAATCCTTAGAAAACGGAATGCCCCTGGCAGCCCTCGGATTCCTAGAAGATATTACCCATTACAGGAACGATTCAAAAATCGTTCAGACCATCGAACCATTGATCCATACAACAAACTCAGGAATAGGAACCGGCAAGCCTTTATTGGTGAATACTTATTTTTCTGACGAGCAGGAAGCGATTTTAACACCCCGGGAAATAGAAGTCATGAAATATCTATGTGATGACCTGACCAGTGTAGAAATTGCTAAAAAACTAGGTATCAGCCGTCATACAGTTGATACTTATCGCCGTAACCTCATTTTAAAAACAAACTCCAAAACAGTTATTGGTGTCATTCGCTATGCTTTTACACATGGTTATGTGTAG
- the mobC gene encoding plasmid mobilization relaxosome protein MobC — protein MPRRKSAKPEEVLSHVIRTRVTQTVYKRLEQIAQNSDCYSVGRLARKILSREKITLFHKDKTMDATMEELALIRKELRAIGVNINQITRSFNQDKAETQRAFYVLKVAEQYKKVDEKVERLLTIISKLAEKWLQK, from the coding sequence ATGCCAAGAAGAAAGTCAGCTAAACCGGAAGAAGTGTTAAGCCATGTTATCAGGACAAGGGTTACCCAAACCGTTTATAAAAGATTGGAACAGATCGCTCAAAACAGCGACTGCTACTCTGTTGGCAGGTTAGCCAGAAAAATCCTGAGCAGGGAAAAGATCACCTTGTTCCATAAAGACAAGACAATGGATGCTACAATGGAAGAACTGGCATTGATCCGAAAAGAACTCAGGGCAATCGGGGTCAATATCAACCAGATCACAAGGAGTTTTAACCAGGACAAAGCCGAAACCCAGCGGGCATTTTATGTGCTGAAGGTAGCAGAACAGTATAAAAAAGTGGATGAAAAAGTAGAACGGCTATTAACGATCATTTCCAAACTCGCAGAAAAATGGTTGCAAAAATAA
- a CDS encoding relaxase/mobilization nuclease domain-containing protein — translation MVAKISTGKSIRGMLHYNENKVTEGEAALIMASGFAGEIDNMNFNQKLNRFAYLQELKPDVKTNSVHISLNFHSSEKLKDELLQEIADRYMEGICFGDQPFLVYRHDDAAHLHMHIVTTNITSGGARIDLHDIGKKLSEPARKAIENEFKLVKAESKLFKAQSGIKPADLEQAKYGRLPTKRAISNVITAVARDYKFSSLAEYNAVLKGFNVVALRGEKHTAMFEKKGLMYALLDEKGIPIGVPIKASSFYSKPTLRNLEKKFEQNASKRKPFREDLRNRIDKVLSAYSSITRARFEQELKNQGIDVLFHKNEDGRVYGVTFVDHHHKTVFKGSDVDKSYNAKAIMGRLGQVNRPIQSDKNQTEKPVNLGLTQPKQKQLSQFTNDQPPPAGNLLETLFEKSQPEYVIGIPRKRKKRKKRGQASTQELTI, via the coding sequence ATGGTTGCAAAAATAAGTACCGGTAAAAGCATTAGGGGAATGCTGCATTACAATGAAAATAAGGTCACTGAAGGAGAGGCCGCACTGATTATGGCAAGCGGATTTGCAGGAGAAATTGACAATATGAACTTCAACCAGAAACTCAACCGTTTTGCGTATTTGCAGGAATTAAAGCCAGACGTAAAAACAAATTCGGTACATATTTCCCTGAATTTTCACTCCTCTGAAAAGTTAAAAGATGAGCTGCTGCAAGAAATAGCAGACCGTTACATGGAAGGGATCTGTTTTGGTGACCAGCCATTTTTAGTCTACCGTCATGATGATGCGGCGCATTTACATATGCACATTGTGACAACCAATATTACATCTGGGGGCGCAAGGATTGATCTGCATGATATCGGTAAGAAATTATCTGAACCGGCCCGCAAAGCGATCGAAAATGAATTTAAGCTGGTCAAGGCGGAATCAAAACTCTTTAAAGCACAGTCGGGCATCAAGCCAGCTGACCTGGAACAGGCCAAATACGGAAGGCTACCAACCAAAAGGGCAATCAGTAATGTGATTACAGCGGTTGCCCGGGATTACAAGTTTAGTTCCTTAGCGGAATACAATGCGGTACTGAAAGGATTTAATGTAGTTGCCTTACGAGGGGAGAAGCATACGGCGATGTTTGAAAAGAAGGGATTGATGTATGCTTTGCTGGATGAAAAAGGGATACCTATAGGCGTACCGATCAAGGCCAGTTCGTTTTACAGCAAGCCAACACTTCGTAACCTGGAAAAGAAATTTGAACAGAATGCTTCAAAACGCAAACCTTTTAGGGAGGATTTAAGAAACCGGATTGATAAAGTCCTTTCTGCATATAGCAGTATCACCAGGGCAAGGTTTGAGCAGGAACTGAAAAATCAGGGAATTGATGTGCTTTTCCACAAGAATGAAGACGGCCGGGTCTACGGGGTCACTTTTGTAGATCACCATCATAAGACAGTATTCAAAGGTAGTGACGTGGATAAATCATATAACGCTAAAGCGATTATGGGACGATTAGGGCAGGTAAACAGACCTATCCAAAGTGATAAAAATCAAACAGAAAAACCGGTAAATCTTGGTTTAACACAACCTAAACAAAAGCAACTATCACAGTTCACAAACGACCAGCCACCACCGGCGGGTAACTTACTGGAAACCTTATTTGAAAAATCACAGCCTGAATACGTCATAGGCATTCCACGCAAAAGGAAGAAACGTAAAAAACGGGGTCAGGCTTCAACTCAGGAATTAACCATTTAA
- the mobC gene encoding conjugal transfer protein MobC, whose protein sequence is MNTGEDAQGLRKIIDLTRLISIAILCIHFYICCYAAFEAWGWTAEITDKLIVNIAKTGLFTGLFKAKLAVLLFLGITVLAAKGKKDEKIQKNSIVAYLLCGLLVYFLSPLVFYLPYSIPLIAGLYMLLSGIGYLLILTGGSWLSRLIKSSLVTDVFNSDNETFPQEERLLENEYSFNLPTKYNLKGKIRDGWINCVNPFRSILVAGSAGAGKTYFVICHIIDQHLKKGYAMFIYDFKFDDLSRMAYNKLLQYYQNFKVKPKFWVIDLENPKHRCNPLDPASMEDITDASESSRTIMMGLNKQWLKKTGDFFVESPINFLTAVIWYLRKYQEGKYCTLPHVIELMQTEYEKLFKVMWEEEEVRVLIDPFISALKNNAQAQLEGQIASAKIGLARLASPQLYYVLSGNDFTLDINNPDEPKIVCMGNNPQKIDTYGAVLSLYVNRMLKLINKKGKQKCSLIFDEYPTLVADLITTISTGRSNLISCTIGIQSIEQVKKEYGAEQAEIILGICANIISGQVSGDSARKLSETFGKIMQDRQSMSINSSDTSISKSTQMESAIPASKIATLSSGEFVGIVADSPDVKIRQKMFHAELQNDHQAIKKEEEGYRPLPFIQQVTAEDIWENYLKIKREVATLLKAELQKIKDRDGTAKGAKKKKSKMRGSLPAEKSVKKKDPTKTLSR, encoded by the coding sequence ATGAATACAGGGGAAGATGCGCAGGGTTTACGCAAGATTATAGATTTAACAAGGCTGATCAGTATAGCGATCTTGTGTATACACTTTTACATTTGCTGTTATGCGGCATTTGAGGCCTGGGGCTGGACAGCGGAAATAACAGACAAACTAATTGTTAATATCGCAAAGACGGGTTTGTTTACCGGTCTGTTCAAAGCTAAATTGGCAGTCTTACTGTTTTTAGGGATAACGGTACTGGCGGCAAAGGGTAAAAAGGATGAGAAGATCCAAAAAAATAGCATAGTGGCATACCTGTTATGTGGGCTACTGGTATATTTCCTTAGCCCGCTGGTGTTTTACCTGCCTTATAGCATACCCCTCATAGCTGGCTTGTATATGCTCTTATCAGGCATAGGGTATTTGCTGATCTTAACCGGGGGCAGCTGGTTAAGCCGGTTGATTAAAAGCAGCCTGGTGACTGATGTCTTTAATTCAGACAATGAGACTTTTCCCCAGGAAGAGCGGCTATTGGAAAATGAATACTCTTTTAACCTGCCCACTAAATATAACCTGAAGGGGAAGATCAGGGACGGCTGGATCAATTGTGTGAACCCATTCCGTTCCATTTTGGTAGCGGGCAGTGCCGGAGCTGGTAAGACTTATTTTGTGATCTGCCACATTATCGATCAGCATTTAAAAAAGGGATATGCGATGTTTATCTATGATTTTAAGTTCGATGATCTTAGCAGAATGGCTTACAATAAGCTGTTGCAATATTATCAGAACTTCAAGGTGAAACCGAAATTCTGGGTGATTGACCTGGAGAATCCTAAACACCGTTGCAACCCGCTTGACCCAGCCAGTATGGAAGACATTACTGATGCGAGTGAATCCAGCCGGACAATTATGATGGGCCTGAACAAACAATGGTTGAAAAAAACTGGCGATTTTTTCGTGGAAAGCCCAATCAATTTCCTGACGGCGGTGATCTGGTATTTGAGGAAATATCAGGAAGGTAAGTATTGTACTTTACCGCATGTGATTGAGCTGATGCAGACTGAATATGAGAAGTTGTTTAAGGTGATGTGGGAAGAGGAAGAGGTACGGGTATTGATAGATCCGTTTATCTCCGCACTGAAAAATAATGCACAGGCTCAATTGGAAGGACAAATCGCGAGCGCAAAGATTGGGCTTGCGAGATTGGCTTCTCCGCAACTCTATTATGTGCTCTCCGGAAACGATTTTACGCTGGATATCAATAATCCTGATGAGCCGAAAATCGTTTGTATGGGGAACAATCCGCAGAAGATAGATACCTATGGCGCGGTGCTTTCGCTTTATGTGAATAGAATGTTGAAGTTAATTAATAAAAAAGGTAAACAAAAGTGTAGCCTGATCTTTGATGAGTACCCGACTTTGGTCGCGGATTTAATTACGACAATCAGTACGGGCAGGAGCAATTTGATTTCCTGTACGATTGGCATCCAGAGTATTGAGCAGGTGAAAAAGGAATATGGGGCTGAACAGGCGGAAATCATTTTGGGGATTTGTGCCAATATCATTTCAGGGCAGGTTTCAGGCGATAGTGCGAGGAAGCTTTCGGAGACTTTTGGAAAGATCATGCAGGACAGACAAAGCATGAGTATCAACAGTAGTGATACGTCCATTTCTAAATCCACGCAAATGGAATCTGCTATTCCTGCTTCTAAGATCGCTACGCTATCTTCCGGTGAGTTTGTGGGGATTGTGGCAGATAGCCCTGATGTGAAGATCAGGCAGAAAATGTTTCATGCAGAATTGCAGAATGATCACCAGGCGATTAAAAAAGAAGAGGAAGGGTACAGGCCGCTTCCGTTTATTCAACAGGTCACTGCGGAAGATATATGGGAGAATTACCTGAAGATCAAAAGAGAGGTAGCGACTTTGCTGAAAGCGGAATTGCAGAAAATTAAGGATAGGGATGGGACTGCAAAGGGAGCTAAGAAAAAGAAAAGTAAAATGCGGGGTTCATTGCCTGCCGAAAAGTCGGTTAAGAAAAAAGATCCCACAAAAACCTTATCTAGGTGA